A part of Candidatus Electrothrix aestuarii genomic DNA contains:
- a CDS encoding glycosyltransferase family A protein, whose amino-acid sequence MISVIIPTYNRADFIEQALESVLNQSLACGEILVVDDGSTDATRDIVLEISQGAQVPIRYLYQENKGASAARNQGIAAASSDLLCFLDSDDRWAPRKLELQLKAMEQEPHYLISHTRETWFRQGKQVNQKKKHAPPHGEIFNRSLRMCVVGMSTVMIRRELFSRYGLFDEDMLCCEDYDLWLRVSRKEPFLLVDEALTLKDGGRPDQLSAIHRLGMDTWRIRSLCQLLKNGQLTTEQHEHTFQELERKCRIYGKGCIKHGREEEGEEYLGLPDQFRSELFGG is encoded by the coding sequence ATGATTTCTGTTATTATTCCCACCTATAATCGGGCTGATTTTATTGAGCAAGCTTTGGAGTCTGTACTGAATCAAAGCTTGGCCTGCGGAGAGATTCTGGTTGTTGATGACGGTTCCACAGATGCAACCCGAGATATCGTGCTGGAGATCAGTCAGGGTGCGCAGGTGCCGATCCGTTATCTGTATCAGGAAAACAAGGGGGCATCGGCAGCACGTAACCAAGGGATTGCTGCGGCCAGCTCTGATTTGCTTTGCTTTCTTGACTCTGATGATCGTTGGGCTCCCCGTAAGCTGGAGCTTCAGCTGAAGGCTATGGAGCAAGAGCCGCATTACCTTATCTCTCATACCAGGGAGACTTGGTTTCGGCAGGGAAAGCAGGTGAATCAGAAAAAGAAACATGCCCCTCCACACGGAGAGATATTCAACCGTTCTCTCAGAATGTGCGTGGTTGGGATGTCAACGGTGATGATTCGACGGGAGCTGTTTAGCCGTTATGGTCTGTTTGATGAAGATATGCTCTGCTGCGAAGATTATGACCTCTGGCTGCGGGTGAGCAGAAAGGAACCTTTTTTGTTAGTTGATGAAGCCTTGACCTTGAAGGATGGAGGGCGACCAGATCAGCTTTCCGCCATCCATCGTCTCGGGATGGATACCTGGCGTATACGCTCGCTTTGTCAGTTGCTCAAAAATGGGCAGCTCACTACCGAACAGCATGAGCATACTTTTCAGGAGTTAGAAAGAAAATGCAGGATCTATGGTAAGGGCTGCATAAAGCATGGGCGAGAAGAGGAAGGAGAGGAATATTTGGGGCTGCCGGATCAGTTTAGGTCGGAGTTATTTGGAGGATGA